A part of Miscanthus floridulus cultivar M001 chromosome 6, ASM1932011v1, whole genome shotgun sequence genomic DNA contains:
- the LOC136460525 gene encoding squamosa promoter-binding-like protein 1, whose translation YCKHFSFPFICSSADESNNSVCHDRFHLLQEFDEGKKSCRSRLAKHNGRRRKVQLQAAVNGNSMNENQSLSSTLFLLLKQLSGLEPGSSSEQINHPNSLVNILKNLAAISSTQSYQDILKNVNSNSISSNAGNNAANGSIVHEQTIRSTPIGRESLAEEPPVKRRVQDFDLNDACTEEAESRTDKIVFKLFGKQPKDFPVDLREQIQNWLSHYPTDMESYIRPGCVILTIYLRLPNWMWDELDDDPASWIEKLISLSNDGLWRKGWLYARVQDCLTLSCNGSLMFASPWQPVIGDKLQRLCVTPIAVACSSSVKFSVQGFNIVQPTTKLLCVFGEKYLIQEETQMLLEDSTMQQGAQCLTFSCSFPCTSGRGFIEVEDYDQSSLSVPFVVTDNDVCSEIRTLEHGLNLISFDETSEKIDDLMAYRSWSLHFLHEIGWLLQRSHVRATSEQPQYCPDRFPVARFRWLLSFAIDHEWCAVVRKLLNTMFQGDIDLDVPSPIEFALGENLLLTAVRKRSKPLVECLLRYTATNYAPVGSGDGAPVQFLFTPAMTGLSNITPLHIAATISDATGVLDALTDDPQQLGIKAWKNARDATGFTPEEYARQRGHVSYIQMVQDKIDRRVSRDHVSVTIPTTIDTVGKHASGLKSADQITFGVEKQLSINQTSGCRQCVQQVQQLAFFHPRANRFLSNRPAMLSLVAIAAVCVCVGLLMKSPPQVACMRPFLWDHIRWGPN comes from the exons TATTGCAAGCATTTCTCATTTCCTTTCATTTGCTCATCAGCTGATGAAAGTAACAATTCTGTATGCCATGATAGGTTTCACcttcttcaagaatttgatgaaGGGAAGAAGAGCTGCCGCTCGCGTCTAGCAAAACATAATGGAAGGAGAAGGAAAGTTCAACTACAAGCTGCTGTGAATGGGAATTCCATGAATGAAAATCAATCCCTAAGTAGCACCTTATTCCTTCTGTTAAAACAACTTTCCGGGCTAGAGC CTGGTAGCTCTTCTGAGCAAATCAATCATCCTAATTCTTTGGTTAACATTTTGAAGAACCTTGCTGCTATTTCTAGCACACAGTCATATCAAGATATTCTAAAGAATGTAAATTCAAATTCAATATCGTCAAATGCTGGTAATAATGCTGCAAATGGTTCTATTGTGCATGAGCAAACTATACGGTCAACTCCTATCGGGAGGGAATCATTAGCAG AAGAGCCTCCAGTGAAAAGGCGAGTACAGGATTTTGATTTGAATGATGCTTGCACTGAAGAAGCTGAG AGCCGAACAGATAAAATTGTGTTCAAGCTCTTTGGAAAACAGCCGAAAGATTTTCCTGTAGATCTACGGGAACAG ATCCAAAACTGGTTGTCACATTATCCAACTGATATGGAAAGCTATATTAGGCCTGGTTGTGTTATTCTAACTATTTACCTCCGCCTCCCTAATTGGATGTGGGATGAG CTTGATGATGATCCAGCTTCTTGGATAGAAAAGCTTATTAGCTTATCCAATGATGGACTTTGGAGAAAAGGATGGTTGTATGCTAGGGTACAGGACTGCCTAACACTGAGTTGCAATG GTAGTCTTATGTTTGCATCTCCCTGGCAACCGGTAATTGGTGACAAGCTTCAGAGACTCTGTGTAACTCCTATTGCAGTTGCTTGTTCTTCATCTGTAAAATTCTCTGTGCAAGGTTTCAATATAGTTCAGCCAACCACAAA ATTACTTTGTGTGTTTGGTGAAAAATATTTAATTCAAGAAGAGACACAAATGCTACTTGAAGATTCAACTATGCAGCAAGGCGCTCAATGCCTAACCTTCTCATGTTCCTTTCCTTGTACAAGTGGAAGAGGATTCATAGAG GTTGAAGATTATGATCAAAGCAGCCTTTCTGTTCCCTTTGTTGTCACCGACAATGATGTATGTTCTGAAATTCGGACGTTGGAGCATGGATTGAATTTAATTTCATTTGATGAAACCTCGGAAAAAATAGATGATCTGATGGCTTATCGCAGTTGGTCGTTACATTTTTTGCATGAAATCGGATGGTTACTTCAAAGGAGCCACGTGCGAGCTACGTCTGAGCAGCCACAGTATTGTCCAGACCGTTTCCCTGTTGCAAGATTTAGATGGCTGCTATCCTTTGCAATTGATCATGAATGGTGTGCTGTTGTAAGGAAGCTTCTGAACACCATGTTCCAGGGTGATATTGATCTAGATGTCCCGTCACCAATTGAATTTGCCTTGGGAGAAAATCTGTTGCTTACTGCTGTCAGGAAACGCTCAAAGCCTTTAGTTGAATGTCTATTAAGATACACAGCAACAAATTATGCTCCAGTGGGCAGTGGAGACGGTGCTCCAGTTCAGTTCTTGTTCACTCCTGCGATGACTGGACTGTCAAATATTACACCTCTTCATATTGCAGCCACAATCAGTGATGCTACTGGTGTTTTAGATGCTTTAACTGATGATCCTCAGCAG TTGGGAATCAAAGCGTGGAAGAATGCTCGTGACGCCACTGGCTTCACTCCTGAGGAATATGCTCGACAGAGAGGCCACGTATCCTATATTCAAATGGTACAGGACAAAATTGACAGAAGGGTGAGCAGAGATCATGTCTCGGTTACCATCCCCACCACAATTGATACTGTCGGAAAGCATGCTAGCGGATTGAAGTCTGCCGATCAAATCACATTTGGTGTGGAGAAACAGCTAAGCATCAACCAAACATCGGGCTGCAGACAATGTGTCCAGCAGGTCCAGCAGCTTGCATTTTTCCATCCCCGGGCAAATAGGTTTTTGTCTAATAGGCCTGCGATGCTTTCCTTGGTCGCCATTGCTGCCGTCTGTGTCTGTGTGGGATTGCTCATGAAGAGCCCGCCACAAGTTGCTTGTATGAGGCCTTTCCTCTGGGACCATATACGTTGGGGCCCCAATTGA